One window of the Salvelinus alpinus chromosome 13, SLU_Salpinus.1, whole genome shotgun sequence genome contains the following:
- the LOC139537185 gene encoding protein phosphatase 1D-like isoform X1 — protein sequence MNDALIFRVSAFSEQGGRRYMEDVIEFKVEYEPPEPEPAEGGLNSVEQQGESKVEKQENGHTEQTIISNSPDNVQESVPVCAMWTENITCEKHEDISQAEVPEVHTVVRKSVAFFGVFDGHGGREAAHFARDNLWAILKKQRGFWSEDQGEVCEAIRKGFIACHHDMWKELPEWPKTLTGQPSTAGTTASIVLIRGDLMYVAHVGDSAVVVGVKEPGEKNIRALEVTQDHKPELPKEKERIERLGGSVVKKSGVNRVVWKRPRLTHNGPVRRSTVIDQIPFLAVARALGDLWSYDFYSGEFVVSPEPDVTVMTIDPKKHRYIILGSDGLWNMMPAKDAVAMCECHDQMVGPKGWSCAKRLGCTALLFWRQRMLRADNTTVIVITVQHPDEPPMTMHLQELYVNMAEGLDKIPPVTTANSPRRYDGPIMQNPEVNTVSSVGEPLPLPALEWRSSLCEAGLCPPSEPLAEVDSQRVTPTDRTLNVCAIEGIGTPGFSAPSTPLVRRLRRPPHTPLSPSIAHHSLGRSPHSPLSPRMPRRSLARSSRSPLSPRTSRRRLGDRTPLRRGEKGQRRSPNVPVILPQKRKAALCVC from the exons ATGAACGACGCATTAATTTTCCGAGTTAGTGCATTCTCCGAGCAAGGAGGAAGGAGATACATGGAGGATGTTATTGAGTTTAAAGTGGAGTACGAACCGCCTGAACCAGAGCCAGCAGAGGGTGGTCTGAACTCGGTAGAACAACAAGGGGAGTCAAAAGTAGAGAAACAGGAGAATGGTCATACTGAGCAGACCATAATAAGCAATTCCCCCGACAACGTTCAAGAATCGGTGCCTGTTTGTGCAATGTGGACAGAAAACATAACATGCGAGAAGCATGAGGACATTTCCCAGGCAGAAGTTCCAGAAGTGCACACGGTCGTTCGGAAGTCTGTGGCGTTTTTTGGTGTATTTGACGGTCACGGAGGGCGAGAAGCTGCTCATTTTGCGCGAGACAATCTGTGGGCTATTCTGAAAAAGCAAAGGGGGTTTTGGTCAGAAGATCAAGGAGAAGTCTGTGAAGCAATTCGAAAGGGGTTCATTGCCTGCCACCATGATATGTGGAAAGAGCTAC CTGAGTGGCCCAAGACTCTGACCGGCCAGCCCAGTACGGCAGGAACAACGGCCAGTATAGTGCTGATCCGGGGGGATCTGATGTACGTAGCCCATGTGGGGGACTCGGCGGTGGTTGTTGGGGTGAAAGAGCCCGGTGAAAAGAACATCAGGGCCTTGGAAGTCACACAGGACCACAAACCTGAACTTCCCAAAGAGAAGGAGCGCATTGAGAGACTTGGGGGCAG TGTAGTGAAGAAGTCCGGGGTGAACCGTGTGGTGTGGAAGAGGCCCAGACTGACCCACAATGGCCCTGTCAGGAGGAGCACTGTCATAGACCAGATTCCCTTTCTTGCTGTGGCCAGAGCGTTGG GGGACCTGTGGAGCTATGACTTCTACAGTGGGGAGTTTGTGGTCTCTCCAGAGCCTGATGTCACTGTAATGACCATTGACCCTAAGAAGCACCGCTACATCATCCTGGGTAGTGATGGCTTGTGGAACATGATGCCAGCTAAGGATGCTGTCGCTATGTGTGAGTGCCACGACCAGATGGTG GGCCCTAAGGGATGGTCCTGTGCCAAACGGTTAGGATGCACGGCCTTGCTGTTCTGGCGCCAGCGTATGCTCCGTGCAGACAACACAACGGTCATAGTGATAACCGTGCAGCACCCTGATGAGCCACCCATGACCATGCACCTACAGGAGCTCTATGTCAATATGGCAGAGGGCCTTGATAAGATCCCCCCCGTTACAACCGCAAACTCTCCCCGCCGTTACGACGGCCCCATTATG CAGAACCCAGAGGTAAACACTGTGTCCTCTGTGGGTGAGCCTCTCCCCCTCCCAGCTCTGGAGTGGAGGAGTAGCCTGTGTGAGGCTGGTCTCTGTCCCCCTTCAGAGCCCCTGGCAGAGGTGGACTCTCAGAGAGTGACCCCAACAGACAGAACCTTGAACGTTTGTGCAATTGAAGGCATAGGGACTCCAGGGTTCTCTGCACCATCCACCCCTCTGGTGAGGAGGCTTCGTAGGCCGCCACACACTCCCCTCTCCCCCAGCATAGCACACCACAGCCTTGGTCGGTCCCCGCACAGTCCCTTGTCTCCCAGGATGCCTCGCCGCAGCCTGGCCCGTTCTTCACGCAGTCCCTTGTCCCCTAGAACGTCTCGCCGTAGACTCGGTGACCGAACCCCTCTGAGGCGAGGTGAAAAGGGACAGAGACGCTCCCCCAATGTTCCTGTCATCCTACCACAGAAACGTAAAGCTGCCTTGTGTGTATGCTGA
- the LOC139537185 gene encoding protein phosphatase 1D-like isoform X2 gives MNDALIFRVSAFSEQGGRRYMEDVIEFKVEYEPPEPEPAEGGLNSVEQQGESKVEKQENGHTEQTIISNSPDNVQESVPVCAMWTENITCEKHEDISQAEVPEVHTVVRKSVAFFGVFDGHGGREAAHFARDNLWAILKKQRGFWSEDQGEVCEAIRKGFIACHHDMWKELPEWPKTLTGQPSTAGTTASIVLIRGDLMYVAHVGDSAVVVGVKEPGEKNIRALEVTQDHKPELPKEKERIERLGGSVVKKSGVNRVVWKRPRLTHNGPVRRSTVIDQIPFLAVARALGDLWSYDFYSGEFVVSPEPDVTVMTIDPKKHRYIILGSDGLWNMMPAKDAVAMCECHDQMVGPKGWSCAKRLGCTALLFWRQRMLRADNTTVIVITVQHPDEPPMTMHLQELYVNMAEGLDKIPPVTTANSPRRYDGPIMNPEVNTVSSVGEPLPLPALEWRSSLCEAGLCPPSEPLAEVDSQRVTPTDRTLNVCAIEGIGTPGFSAPSTPLVRRLRRPPHTPLSPSIAHHSLGRSPHSPLSPRMPRRSLARSSRSPLSPRTSRRRLGDRTPLRRGEKGQRRSPNVPVILPQKRKAALCVC, from the exons ATGAACGACGCATTAATTTTCCGAGTTAGTGCATTCTCCGAGCAAGGAGGAAGGAGATACATGGAGGATGTTATTGAGTTTAAAGTGGAGTACGAACCGCCTGAACCAGAGCCAGCAGAGGGTGGTCTGAACTCGGTAGAACAACAAGGGGAGTCAAAAGTAGAGAAACAGGAGAATGGTCATACTGAGCAGACCATAATAAGCAATTCCCCCGACAACGTTCAAGAATCGGTGCCTGTTTGTGCAATGTGGACAGAAAACATAACATGCGAGAAGCATGAGGACATTTCCCAGGCAGAAGTTCCAGAAGTGCACACGGTCGTTCGGAAGTCTGTGGCGTTTTTTGGTGTATTTGACGGTCACGGAGGGCGAGAAGCTGCTCATTTTGCGCGAGACAATCTGTGGGCTATTCTGAAAAAGCAAAGGGGGTTTTGGTCAGAAGATCAAGGAGAAGTCTGTGAAGCAATTCGAAAGGGGTTCATTGCCTGCCACCATGATATGTGGAAAGAGCTAC CTGAGTGGCCCAAGACTCTGACCGGCCAGCCCAGTACGGCAGGAACAACGGCCAGTATAGTGCTGATCCGGGGGGATCTGATGTACGTAGCCCATGTGGGGGACTCGGCGGTGGTTGTTGGGGTGAAAGAGCCCGGTGAAAAGAACATCAGGGCCTTGGAAGTCACACAGGACCACAAACCTGAACTTCCCAAAGAGAAGGAGCGCATTGAGAGACTTGGGGGCAG TGTAGTGAAGAAGTCCGGGGTGAACCGTGTGGTGTGGAAGAGGCCCAGACTGACCCACAATGGCCCTGTCAGGAGGAGCACTGTCATAGACCAGATTCCCTTTCTTGCTGTGGCCAGAGCGTTGG GGGACCTGTGGAGCTATGACTTCTACAGTGGGGAGTTTGTGGTCTCTCCAGAGCCTGATGTCACTGTAATGACCATTGACCCTAAGAAGCACCGCTACATCATCCTGGGTAGTGATGGCTTGTGGAACATGATGCCAGCTAAGGATGCTGTCGCTATGTGTGAGTGCCACGACCAGATGGTG GGCCCTAAGGGATGGTCCTGTGCCAAACGGTTAGGATGCACGGCCTTGCTGTTCTGGCGCCAGCGTATGCTCCGTGCAGACAACACAACGGTCATAGTGATAACCGTGCAGCACCCTGATGAGCCACCCATGACCATGCACCTACAGGAGCTCTATGTCAATATGGCAGAGGGCCTTGATAAGATCCCCCCCGTTACAACCGCAAACTCTCCCCGCCGTTACGACGGCCCCATTATG AACCCAGAGGTAAACACTGTGTCCTCTGTGGGTGAGCCTCTCCCCCTCCCAGCTCTGGAGTGGAGGAGTAGCCTGTGTGAGGCTGGTCTCTGTCCCCCTTCAGAGCCCCTGGCAGAGGTGGACTCTCAGAGAGTGACCCCAACAGACAGAACCTTGAACGTTTGTGCAATTGAAGGCATAGGGACTCCAGGGTTCTCTGCACCATCCACCCCTCTGGTGAGGAGGCTTCGTAGGCCGCCACACACTCCCCTCTCCCCCAGCATAGCACACCACAGCCTTGGTCGGTCCCCGCACAGTCCCTTGTCTCCCAGGATGCCTCGCCGCAGCCTGGCCCGTTCTTCACGCAGTCCCTTGTCCCCTAGAACGTCTCGCCGTAGACTCGGTGACCGAACCCCTCTGAGGCGAGGTGAAAAGGGACAGAGACGCTCCCCCAATGTTCCTGTCATCCTACCACAGAAACGTAAAGCTGCCTTGTGTGTATGCTGA
- the LOC139537185 gene encoding protein phosphatase 1D-like isoform X3 has product MNDALIFRVSAFSEQGGRRYMEDVIEFKVEYEPPEPEPAEGGLNSVEQQGESKVEKQENGHTEQTIISNSPDNVQESVPVCAMWTENITCEKHEDISQAEVPEVHTVVRKSVAFFGVFDGHGGREAAHFARDNLWAILKKQRGFWSEDQGEVCEAIRKGFIACHHDMWKELPEWPKTLTGQPSTAGTTASIVLIRGDLMYVAHVGDSAVVVGVKEPGEKNIRALEVTQDHKPELPKEKERIERLGGSVVKKSGVNRVVWKRPRLTHNGPVRRSTVIDQIPFLAVARALGDLWSYDFYSGEFVVSPEPDVTVMTIDPKKHRYIILGSDGLWNMMPAKDAVAMCECHDQMVGPKGWSCAKRLGCTALLFWRQRMLRADNTTVIVITVQHPDEPPMTMHLQELYVNMAEGLDKIPPVTTANSPRRYDGPIMTEEEEGEVYFDEDHGHWRHLEWE; this is encoded by the exons ATGAACGACGCATTAATTTTCCGAGTTAGTGCATTCTCCGAGCAAGGAGGAAGGAGATACATGGAGGATGTTATTGAGTTTAAAGTGGAGTACGAACCGCCTGAACCAGAGCCAGCAGAGGGTGGTCTGAACTCGGTAGAACAACAAGGGGAGTCAAAAGTAGAGAAACAGGAGAATGGTCATACTGAGCAGACCATAATAAGCAATTCCCCCGACAACGTTCAAGAATCGGTGCCTGTTTGTGCAATGTGGACAGAAAACATAACATGCGAGAAGCATGAGGACATTTCCCAGGCAGAAGTTCCAGAAGTGCACACGGTCGTTCGGAAGTCTGTGGCGTTTTTTGGTGTATTTGACGGTCACGGAGGGCGAGAAGCTGCTCATTTTGCGCGAGACAATCTGTGGGCTATTCTGAAAAAGCAAAGGGGGTTTTGGTCAGAAGATCAAGGAGAAGTCTGTGAAGCAATTCGAAAGGGGTTCATTGCCTGCCACCATGATATGTGGAAAGAGCTAC CTGAGTGGCCCAAGACTCTGACCGGCCAGCCCAGTACGGCAGGAACAACGGCCAGTATAGTGCTGATCCGGGGGGATCTGATGTACGTAGCCCATGTGGGGGACTCGGCGGTGGTTGTTGGGGTGAAAGAGCCCGGTGAAAAGAACATCAGGGCCTTGGAAGTCACACAGGACCACAAACCTGAACTTCCCAAAGAGAAGGAGCGCATTGAGAGACTTGGGGGCAG TGTAGTGAAGAAGTCCGGGGTGAACCGTGTGGTGTGGAAGAGGCCCAGACTGACCCACAATGGCCCTGTCAGGAGGAGCACTGTCATAGACCAGATTCCCTTTCTTGCTGTGGCCAGAGCGTTGG GGGACCTGTGGAGCTATGACTTCTACAGTGGGGAGTTTGTGGTCTCTCCAGAGCCTGATGTCACTGTAATGACCATTGACCCTAAGAAGCACCGCTACATCATCCTGGGTAGTGATGGCTTGTGGAACATGATGCCAGCTAAGGATGCTGTCGCTATGTGTGAGTGCCACGACCAGATGGTG GGCCCTAAGGGATGGTCCTGTGCCAAACGGTTAGGATGCACGGCCTTGCTGTTCTGGCGCCAGCGTATGCTCCGTGCAGACAACACAACGGTCATAGTGATAACCGTGCAGCACCCTGATGAGCCACCCATGACCATGCACCTACAGGAGCTCTATGTCAATATGGCAGAGGGCCTTGATAAGATCCCCCCCGTTACAACCGCAAACTCTCCCCGCCGTTACGACGGCCCCATTATG acagaggaggaggagggggaggtctATTTTGATGAAGATCATGGGCATTGGCGACACCTAGAATGGGAGTGA
- the LOC139537184 gene encoding amyloid protein-binding protein 2, translating to MAALELEWIPETLYNTAISAVVDNYSRSRRDIRSLPENIQFDVYYKLYQQGRLCQLGGEFCELEVFAKVLRASDKRHLLHHCFQALMDHGVKVASVLANSFSRRCSYIAESDAHVKEKAIQFGFVLGGFLSDAGWYGDAEKVFLSCLQLCTLHDEVLHWYRAVECCVRLLHVRNGNCKYHLGEETVKLAQLYMDKLAKHGHQANKAALYGELCALLFAKSHYDEAYRWCIEAMKEITVGLPVKVVVDVLRQASKACVVKREFSKAEQLIKHAVFLAREHFGHKHPKYSDTLLDYGFYLLNVDNICQSVAIYQTALDIRQSVFGGKNIHVATAHEDLAYSSYVHLYSSGKFDNALFHAERAIDIITHILPEDHLLLASSKRVKALILEEIAIDCHNKETEERLLQDAHDLHLSSLQLAKKAFGEFNVQTAKHYGNLGRLYQSMRKFKEAEEMHIKAIQIKEQLLGQEDYEVALSVGHLASLYNYDMNQYEDAERLYLRSIAIGKKLFGEGYSGLEYDYRGLIKLYNSVGNYEKVFEYHNILSNWNRLRDRQFAVADALEDVNTSPQATEEVVQSFLLSQNHGAGPPA from the exons ATGGCGGCCTTGGAGCTCGAATGGATCCCAGAGACACTGTACAACACTGCTATATCAGCAGTGGTGGACAATTACAGTCGATCGCGAAGAGATATTCGTTCCCTCCCTGAAAATATTCAATTTGATGTGTATTACAAG CTGTACCAGCAGGGTCGGCTCTGCCAGCTGGGAGGGGAGTTCTGTGAGCTGGAGGTGTTTGCCAAAGTTCTAAGGGCATCTGACAAAAG acACCTCCTGCACCATTGCTTCCAGGCCCTGATGGATCATGGGGTGAAAGTGGCTTCTGTCCTGGCCAACTCCTTCAGCCGCCGCTGCTCCTACATTGCAGAGTCTGATGCCCATGTGAAAGAGAAGGCCATTCAGTTTGGCTTTGTTTTAG GTGGCTTTCTGTCTGATGCAGGTTGGTATGGTGATGCAGAGAAGGTGTTTCTGTCGTGTCTGCAGCTGTGCACACTGCATGACGAGGTGCTTCACTGGTACCGGGCTGTGGAGTGCTGTGTCAG GTTGCTTCATGTCCGGAATGGCAACTGCAAGTACCATCTTGGTGAAGAGACTGTCAAGCTGGCCCAGTTGTATATGGACAAATTGGCCAAACATGGTCATCAGGCCAACAAAGCTGCGCTCTATGGAGAGCTGTGTGCGCTGCTCTTTGCTAAGAGCCACTATGATGAG GCCTACAGGTGGTGCATAGAGGCAATGAAAGAAATCACAGTGGGTTTGCCTGTTAAAGTTGTGGTAGATGTCCTGAGGCAGGCCTCCAAG GCCTGTGTGGTAAAGAGGGAGTTCAGTAAGGCAGAGCAGCTGATAAAACATGCTGTTTTCCTGGCACG TGAGCATTTTGGACACAAGCATCCCAAATATTCAGACACTCTCCTTGATTATGGGTTTTATTTGCTGAATGTGGATAACATCTGCCAATCAGTTGCAATATACCAG ACGGCTCTAGATATCCGGCAGTCGGTTTTCGGGGGAAAGAATATCCACGTGGCCACAGCACACGAGGACCTGGCATACTCCTCCTATGTCCATCTGTACAGCTCTGGCAAATTTGACAACGCGCT ATTCCACGCAGAGAGGGCCATAGACATCATCACTCACATTCTCCCTGAGGATCATCTGCTACTGGCCTCCTCCAAAAGAGTCAAAG CTCTGATCCTGGAGGAGATCGCTATTGACTGCCACAACAAGGAAACGGAGGAGAGGCTGCTCCAGGATGCCCatgacctccacctctcctctctccagctgGCCAAGAAAGCCTTCGGGGAGTTTAATGTTCAGACAGCGAAACACTATGGCAACCTGGGCCGCCTCTACCAATCCATGAggaagttcaag GAGGCAGAGGAGATGCACATCAAGGCCATCCAGATCAAGGAGCAGCTTCTGGGTCAGGAGGACTATGAGGTGGCTCTGTCTGTGGGCCACCTAGCCTCTCTCTACAACTACGACATGAACCAGTATGAAGATGCTGAGAGGCTCTACCTGCGCTCCATCGCTATCG GTAAGAAGCTGTTTGGCGAGGGCTACAGTGGACTGGAATACGACTACAGGGGCCTAATTAAACTGTACAACTCTGTGGGGAACTATGAGAAAGTCTTTGAGTACCACAATATTTTATCCAATTGGAACCGGCTGAGGGACCGGCAGTTTGCTGTGGCTGATGCCCTGGAGGACGTCAACACCAGCCCCCAGGCCACAGAGGAGGTGGTGCAGTCCTTCCTACTGTCACAGAACCATGGGGCCGGACCACCT